The following nucleotide sequence is from Zea mays cultivar B73 chromosome 1, Zm-B73-REFERENCE-NAM-5.0, whole genome shotgun sequence.
CTGCTCGCCGCAACGAATTCCCAGTCTCCAGCCAACCACCGCAGACAAGATCCTCTATTCCGCGTCCCCAAACCCTCGAGTTCGCACGGGCTCCGGCCAGATTCGCGCAGTCTAAGCTTCGAATCGGCGCATGGAGGCGGCAGCAGTAGCCGCGGCGCTCAGGTCGCCTaccgccaccaccgccgccgccgccgctggcccCACGTGGCGGGCCGCGGCCCCGGGCGCCGCCTCGCTCGCCTTTGACCGGAGACGCAGCTTCGCCTTCGGCTCCATCAAGGTaggagcagagagagagagagagagagagagagagagagagagagagagagagagagagagcacttTTGATCTTATCATCTTCATTTTCGCTGTGGCGTGCTTATCTATTTTCTTGTTTTTGTATTATTTCTTGTGTAGGAATGATTTGGTAAAATTATGCTGCAACTTGTTCATTTTGTATCTTCGTAACAATCGGTTTCTCTGAAGTCTGAACACGGAAATGGACTGCGCAGGGTCTCGGGCGGCAGCAGCTCACCTCTAGGTCTACTAGGAGGCGAAGCAGTGTGGTCAGGGCATCCTGGTCCCCCTCGGAGTCTCTGCCACCGTCCTCGTCGATCGCGCCTCTCAGGATGGAATCGCCGGCGGGGCAGCTACTCTCGCAAATCCTGCACACGCACCCGCACTTGCTGTCTGCCGCTGCCGAGCAGCAGCTCGAGCAGCTCCAGACCGACCGCGAGGCCGACAAGGAGAAGGATAAGGAGAGCGATGCTGGCGACAAGCTGGCTCCGACAGGTGGCGACCTCGTGCTGTACAGGTAATTGTGGTTTTTAGCCAGTGAGTTTGTTCCCTTTGTTACTTACGGTGCATCTAGATAAAAGAAGTGATTTGGTAAAGATGTTTGTTCTGAGTTATCCCATAACAGCCTGTCACATAGGAATTGTATAACTGTCAATCTATCAAGGCTAGTTGTCATTGCTGCATCCAGCGCAGATTAACTCGTGCATTTTAGGGATGCCTGTTTACATCCTTACAAATCAATCCAAGGGTTGGACGGGATCGAGGGGTTTCAGTCCCTAGCAAGTCAAAATCCCCCCCTAATCcttctcaatcccctccaatttcCATGGAGGCTTCGTTCGGTTTCTCCCCCAGCCAAGGGAAATAGAGGATTGAGAGCGATTTAATCCCCAACAAGTCAAAATCCCACTCAACCCCCTGGTTTAgggatgaaatgaacaaggctgGACTGGAGAATAATCGAACACTGCCTAAGACATTATGTAGGATTGGAATGTATCTGCAGAGTTGTTCGAGGGAGATGGTCATATCATAGGAACTGATTGTCAATTGCGCGATCCGTAGAGAAGAAAAATGACAAAATATTCTAGCCTTTCTGATTGAGATAGAGTGACTGTAGTTCATGTATGAGCAATTGATATTTATGGTTTAGAATTGTTTGTTGAGTCATACTGTAGTTTCCTATAAAATGAGAATATTCAAAGTTCATGTCAAAGTTCAATCTTATTTACTTCTAACAACGAACTAATTGTTTCCTGTGACTTGGATTATTGGAGAGATGTTGGCTAATTTCCCTTGTTTTCTTGAAATAGGCGGATTGCTGAAGTAAAAGAGAAGGAACGGAGAAGGACTTTGGAGGAGATACTCTATGCTCTGGTTGTTCAGAAGTTCGTTGAAGCTGGTGTCTCTCTGGTTCCAGCACTCTCACGCTCCACCGATCCTTCTGGAAGAGTTGATCAGTGGGCAGAAACTGTGGAAGAAAAGCTTCAACGTCTGCACTCGCATGAGGCCTATGAAATGATCGAGAATCACCTCACCCTCATTCTGGGGCAGCGTCAAGGTGACGCCACTATCGCAGCCATAAGTAAGCTCCGTGTTGGCCAGGTCTATGCTGCATCTGTGATGTACGGTTATTTCCTGAAGAGAGTTGACCAGAGGTTCCAGCTCGAGAAGACAATGAAGGGCCTCCCTTGGGGGTCAGAAGAGGAAGACAGCGCTTTGAATCAAGTTATGATGACCGACTTGATGCCTTCAGCTCAGACTTCTAGCTCTCATCCAGAGATGGGCTCGTGGACCGCGCCTGCCTTCAGCACAGGAGGGCCCAGCCAATCTATCAAGCCTTGCCGCCTTAGGTCGTATGTCATGTCGTTTGATTCCGATACGCTCCAGAGGTATGCGACAGTCAGGTCAAAGGAGGCCTTCGGCATCATTGAGAAGCACACGGAAGCGCTATTTGGGAAGCCAGAGATTGTGATCACACCTGAAGGCACCCTTGATTCTTCCAAGGATGAGCATATTAGGATAAGCTTTGCTGGGCTGAGAAGGCTGATCCTGGAGGCTGTTACCTTCGGATCGTTCCTCTGGGACGTTGAGAGCTTTGTGGATTCCCGGTACCATTTCGTGACCAGCTAAGATGGTCATCCTAAGTGAAGAACGATTCATGGTTTACGGATCTTGTCTCACAATGTCTATGGGCTTCGGAAAGGCTGTTGTACAATGATGTTAGACTGTTACCACTCCCCTTAGGCCATGTTTTTCACCGTTAATATATGTGAATTGGATGGTATTGAGTTGATTTAAATTCATAGCAAGTCAAAATACATCTCAATCCATTCCAATATTTGTTTAATCCACATAAAattgaaataaccgaacaagaacTTAGTGTATACGATGGTATCAATGGTTTGCCCAGTTTTATTGCATCACAGTATTGTAAAGACCAAATGTCATTAGCCTGATATTCAGACGATAGGTTTTAGTAACATCTGTGCTGCCCGGGGGTCGGGGTGCTGTGTTTTCTGATTATACCCTCTGCAAAttgtaaggaattatatgctcctaGCCAATTCTTTAGCGAAGCTATCATTCTCGTTGCAGATTGCCGTCGTGATGATTTGAGTTCTGTAGTCGTTCTGGGAGCACGGCCATTTCGTACTACAGAATTCTTGTGTGTATCTGGCACGTGAATAGGGAtgcagttttttttaaaaaaaatgtgtTTATCATTATCAATATTTTTTTGGGCGTTGATCCAAAACTTACTGCTTTGAACTACACCGAACTGCTAGTTCGTTTTGTTCGCTTGGAATTAGATGTCAAGTGAACAAGGAATTAGATGCCAAATGAACAAATATAGTGGTAACTACTGTAAAAAAACAAATATAGCGGTCACCGAGCTAAAAGTTCAATGATTTGATTTGACATCGACACGCCACATGCGACCATGTACAGTAGTTGGACTCTGAGTGTCGTGAGTTTGTGACATCCGAACATATACATCTGAGTTTACATGTTCGAGCTATGTAGTTACAAGCTTTTACATCATCTTATTGTCACCCGCCCCACGCAGGGCTGCTGCTGCTTCCAACTAGATAAATCACGGAGAGCAATTCGAGGCTTCGTAGCCTTCAATAATCTTGATAAAATTGTTGACCATGAGCCTCCCTTCAGTAGTTATGATGCTCTCCGGATGGAACTGCACGCCCTGCATAATAAGAACGTTCATGGATGTAGACTCAAAATGGACAACAGCGATGCTTTTTAAAAACGATCACTTGTCTCTGttttctatatgtataaaaaCTAAGGTAGGAAAAGAGAGAAACAGTCCGGTTTGATTTGGAAAAAGACTGCAGCTCACCACAGTACACAGTAGCAATGGTGTAGCAAGTACACTTGCAGAATGCTGATAGATAGAGGCACTACTGTCTACTGAAAACAAGAACAGGAAGTATAGTTTTGATCTGGTTTCCTGGTAGCCAAATTCAAGTAGCCTATGCAAACCTACCCAAGGACATCCTAGCCAATCATCCACCATCGGGTTTAAAGACTTAAAGTGTAAACCATCAGCTAGCTAGTTTGTTCGCGATCCTACCAGTAAAGTCGGGACCGAGTCTCATCAACAAGTCAACAGCCAAATTCAAGCAGCCTATGCAAACATTCCCATgtatcccaagtcagaattcaatGAAAATCTAATCTGCTTCccttggttatttagttatgcatTGTACTGGTGAATGATCCAGAGGTGAGCCTAGAATACAACTTGTGTTGATGAACACGTAAATTTCCAGATTACATGATTTCAAATAATGCTTCACATTATGTTGTTAGATAAAAAAAAACATGTGAGCAAACCTGAATATGTTTGTATATCCTGTGGCGAGCAGCCATGATCAACCCATCATCTGTCCACGCAACAATTTCCAGGGTATCATGCGGGAAACTATCCTTCTCGATTACAAGGCTGTGATACCTTCCAGCCTGGAATGGGCTGCAGTACAAAGCCATCAGACTTTTGCATAAGGAAACAAACTTTCAGCATTGAATACCTACTACTGGAAAGAAAGTCTCGAAATGAATCTTTAGCCTATTATAACTGAAGTGATTCTCTTTAGCCCATGTTAAATAGCAGTATGAGTCGTGTGCATGCATTCCTTCCGTTCTAAACATTAATGATTAGCATATTCACAGGTAACGAATGACCAAACTCATTGTCGAAAATGTTGACATCCTGTTGTGGTTTTTGTATGTAAACGATGCTAATTATATCGAGCTTGAAAATCCCAAAACTACCGTTCACAATCACCTCTTGAAAATagtgacaaaaataacaagaaaaGTCTCCATTTGAAAAGGAGTTAGTAAAGGCGTCTCTCGGTCTCTCCTGTAATGTTTATTTTAAGAACAAAAATAGTACATATTCTTTATATTTGCAGTAACCTAAATGGATGCTCCAAATATAGGACAAGACAAACTAGCTTTGTTACCTATCTGTAACTTCTAGGATGCACATTAACAAAAGCTAACTAAGCAAACAAAGATGGTTCAACAGTGTTTCCTTTGTGGCAAAACTAATAATGGAACAATAAGAAGCTAGCCTGCCTCTGTCATGGCACAAAAAAGGAAGCTTCGATGGCAGGTCTAATAACACAACTCTCAGCATAGACTTCATTATGATTTAGTGAACCCAAGTTCTAGATTGCCAACATATTTTTTTGTTGGATTGCCACGTTGATTCTTGATTGTACCGTAGTGAAGTATCTTTTTTAATTAAAAACACACAGCACATTTGCACTAAACCAAACTTTTATGCTCCCAAATCACTTATAATTTTGCACTTAAGCACAACTGTTCTGAGCGTATTGCCTATGTTCCTAATTAGTAGGCTACTTACATTGTAATCTGGCCTAGATTGTATTAACTTTTTAACTTTTTCTAGGGAAATAAATGGGTGGGCCAAACACAAGATGATAAGTTGTATGCCAATTAAACCCGGTGGAAGGGAAGATTTCAAAAAGGATCATACTTAGGAATATCATAAAACAGAGTTCCATCAAGTTTCTCATCATAATGAACAAGGGAGCCCTTTCCGTGCACAACGCCGTAAGGGGATCGAACAACCTTCCCTACAAACATAAAACAAGAAAATAAGACAGGTTTGAAGTCCATACTACTCAAGTGAAGAACTTGTGCATATACAGACCTCCAAATGCCTCTCCAATGCACTGTAAACCCATGCAAACCCCAAACAACGGTATTGAGGGCCCAAGCTCTGTAACTGTTTGCAAGGATATTCCTGAATCTTGAGGAGTGCCTGCCATTCATTTTTTTTTTTAAATAAAGACATGCCAAAAAATACAGTAGGTTTTAAGACTGTGTTCAGTAGCATCTCATTTGTTAGCATTAAGGAATGGAATTAGTACAGAGAAATGCTGACCAGGGCCTGGGGAAATAAGTATTCCTCTAGGAGAAATCCTGTAGAACAAGCAACAAACTGCAAGTGATATTATCAAGACAACTCAACATGTAAACTTGTGGAACTTTATATAGGAAGGAACGGTTACCAACTTCTTAATTTCTTCCACAGTGATCTCATCATTGCGATAAACCTCAAAATTAGCTCCAACCTCTCCCATGTACTGCATATAGACAAATGTTAGGAACTTCAGTAACCAGTACAATCCATAAGAGAGATTATATATGTGAGATCTTCTTTGTTCCTTACTTCCTTTGAAGCATGCATATTTGTTCATATTTTCCATTGGGCATCCATTTTCGTCCTCTTATAGCAACATATTATAGTATTTTTTAAGTTGCGTACTTAGTTCCTAATCCCTGATGTTTCTCAGAAAAGTCATAACTATGTTTTGATTGCTTATGCCAACTTCATTAACCATAGACATAACTGGGCAATGCCAAAGTTCGTCCAATTAAATATCCAAAAACAAAATATACTGAAAAGAGTGTAGAAACTGGAAAGACTCACTCCTCCAGAACAATGATGTCATCACAACACCAACCTAAATTTCTTTTGAAGTTACCATGATGCACGGAAAAGTTTTTCCACCAGTAATGCAGCAGAATATTGCTTTTACCTGGCATAAATTATATGTGAAGCTATCATAGTTGTCTATGACTATGATAGGTCTAGTATTTTGCTTTACTCCAACAAATGTATCACCACTTTCCACAGCCGAGATAGCAGATTTAGCAACAAACTTTTGCCGTTGAACGGTTGTGGATCGACTGAGTGCTCCTGCACGATCAGTCAAAATATCTATTATAATCAAACAAATATGACAAATTGAAGTACTCCTGTGAATCCTGATTTTTATTGTTGTCTTTGTGGCAATCGTTAGGATAATAATCAACTAATCAAGTAATGCTAAGTTATCAAAACTTGCTAAAAGAATTTACACAGATCCCTTTGATCATTCCATTAATTGATCAGCGAACAAGAACCTTAGTTTGTTTCACAGAACAGGAAAAGCTTAAAGCATAATCTCATTGCAGCACTCCCAAAGTCTAAGACCCAAGTTATCGTTGCTGAGATTATATAAAAGAAAAAAACAAGGAGGTCACTGATGGCGGTAGGTGAGATGGAAAGGGACAGCCAACTAGCTTGACTCGGCGCTTCGCCGACGGCCGGCGCTCACAACGAAGGCTAGTCGCTTCTCCTAGATCGATCTCGGATTTGTCCCGATCGAGGGAGCGCAATCAAGATACCCAACGGCGCGGAACAACAAAGCAATAGATGCAACATACCGCCAAGGCGCCAACTCGCTTACCTACGCGGAAGCTGGAGAGGTGGCGCGGCTCGGCCTGCGGCGTCGCGGCGAGGTGGACCTTGGCTACGAGGCGTGCGGCGTAGGCCATTGGATCGGAGAGAGGAGCCGAGGAGACAGGGCGGCGTCGGGGTCGGCGGGAATGGAATGGAAGAGGGGTTGCTGCCTGGAATCAAGTTTCTCGCGTTTGGTGGAAGGGGGACAGTGCCAGTGTGCCACACCGGGGACGGTCTGCGTTCCATTCTTTTCTCTTACGTTTCCGTCAATTCTTACCATTTTTTTATTGAGCCAGTCCTACTACATGGAGCATTCAAGAAAATAAAGATTAAGGGTATGTTCGGTTCGTGCTAACTACGCCACACTttacctaaggttagtcgttaaaATTGaaaaactaaccttaggcagaaaagttagtcaaagtgtggcaagttaggcaaGGAACCAAACATGCCTTAAACAGTCTAATAAAATGGACCTGTCGATGTAGGCATACCAATATGCGGAGCACATGTTCGTAAATTTATTTTTACTAGTGCATTCTATATTGTCTATCTTTTGAAAGATTGTCAAGTCTTTTTTAACATTTAGTTATTCGGTTTGTATTCACTACCTGTCAGTTCTGGGGGCTTTAATCCTGAAGTCTGGTACCTTTTCTCCTAAGATTTCAGTTCTTATTGAAGGTAAGTTGTGCTTTTGTCCAGAACTCCAGATCATATTATGTTCAAGTGCTCTCTAGGATTTACGAACCAGAATACACATGAGAAAATCCCCTTAACTACTTTTCTAGAAAATAAAAGTTCTAAACCTATCTATAGTTAGGAAACATCATTTTCTTTATTTCCGCATGAGAGACACATATCAATATATTAAGGGCTCCATTGAAAAAGCTTTCTGCATGATAGATTGAACAATGTGTCACCTGTCGATATAGCTCCACAACCAGCAAAATAATAGCAGCCATGACCTGATAGAAATACAATGGAAGTCAACAAAAGCCTTTGTGTGCACTGGAGGAGTTAAGCATTCAACTTTAAATGCAAGAACGAATATAAGACAGTCATAAGAATTTTCAATCAAACTTTTGACATTCAACTTTAAATGCAAGAACGCCTGCTGTATGCCTAGGAGTTTCTAGTACAAGAACCGAATGGCCAGCAAACATCCATGTGTCACCCTCCTTAAGAATGATGTCAATACCATGTATTATGTCCTTATCCTTCTCAGAACAATTTACCTAAAATGTATATGATCATCAGAAGACTAAATCGGACACACCAATCTTCATATATACAATTAACATTAAGTGCCTTGGGTAGTAGGAGAAATTTAGTGTAGAAACAATTAGAACTAAAGAAAAAGGTTTGCATCAAACAGTAGATTTGATAATGTAGACAAAAGTCATGCTTAAACTTGAGGCATAGCCATTAGTATATGCTCAGTTTTAAACTTTAGTTACATAATTCAATCTTGAAAGCTGTAAGTATTATTAAATTGAATGGACACTAAACACTCATAATAACTCTATCCTTGGGTATAACACTATTAGGTTCACTATAGCTCACAACAATACATATTTTGTTTATGTCACTGTTACACTTTGTATCAGAGTCACCGGACGATAAAGGAAATGAAATAACAAAGAAAATAGTCCAAAGTTATACCTTTGCACCATATTTTTCTTTCAATTCCAAGTTTCCACCAGTATGATCATAGTGATGATGGGTGTTCAGTATATAGTCAAGTTATGGTTTCTCTTCTCCAATGCATTTATAATAAGTGTAGCCTGAGAAGTTAGAAGGAGTATACTCTGCCAATATATGGTAGGTTTAGACATCAAACAGATCATGAACTAACCAGTGATGTAGTGACCATATATAAAAGGAAAAGCATGAAGCAGATCATGAACTCACGAGTCCATCAGTCATCAGATATTAAaggaagagcaggaaaaaacaaACCTCAAGGGGCATAAGTTTGATATTTTAGCCATAGTGAATTGGATTGTGAACAGGACTGATGATTTTCTCCTGAATTGAGTCCCATTTATTTTGTTGATTGGGGTACAAATATCATGCAATAGATCAAAGGAATGAAAAATCTCACACAACACTACTCTTCTTTTGTCCATTGTGGCAACAGTACCAAGGTAGTGTCTTCTTTTATCCTCCTAAGTAAAATGGCAAAGGAACCAATTCAGCCGAGGGCAATTAATTAAATTAGATGGCAATGAATAAGAAGTATCATGTGAGCAGATTAAAAAGTACCACACAAGACCAAAAAAATCTCATCTGATCTGCTTTGGCCGTGAGGCATGGGCCGCCTCTAGTGATGAGATTGAGGAGAGGAGGTGAGAAGCATGAAACGTAGAGCAACAGAGGACGATGACCGTGGGGTGGACGTGGAGCCTGGATGAGGTCAGCTCTGTAGGCTCACTCACTATGGTAGATCTAGGCAATGGAGGAGCCCTAGACATCGATGTGGAGGTAGCAGATCTCTAAAGGCCGGCACGGGAGGAGCTCTTAAGGCCAGAGGCGGGTGCGTCGTGCGTAGGTGGAGGCCAACGCGAATATGGTTCCAGAGGCTGAAGACAGGCGCAGACGCGGGGAGGTAGGGCGACGGGACGACAGATGGAGTGAGGAGGAAGCACGGGCGGCGAATCGAGGGGGGGTGAAGAGCCGAAGAGGAAGCGAGGGGAAACATGCAGAGCGGGGATGGGATGGCAGATGGATCGAGACGGAAGAACGAGCGGTTGATCGATGG
It contains:
- the LOC100276591 gene encoding UV-B-induced protein At3g17800, chloroplastic, whose product is MEAAAVAAALRSPTATTAAAAAGPTWRAAAPGAASLAFDRRRSFAFGSIKGLGRQQLTSRSTRRRSSVVRASWSPSESLPPSSSIAPLRMESPAGQLLSQILHTHPHLLSAAAEQQLEQLQTDREADKEKDKESDAGDKLAPTGGDLVLYRRIAEVKEKERRRTLEEILYALVVQKFVEAGVSLVPALSRSTDPSGRVDQWAETVEEKLQRLHSHEAYEMIENHLTLILGQRQGDATIAAISKLRVGQVYAASVMYGYFLKRVDQRFQLEKTMKGLPWGSEEEDSALNQVMMTDLMPSAQTSSSHPEMGSWTAPAFSTGGPSQSIKPCRLRSYVMSFDSDTLQRYATVRSKEAFGIIEKHTEALFGKPEIVITPEGTLDSSKDEHIRISFAGLRRLILEAVTFGSFLWDVESFVDSRYHFVTS
- the LOC100383739 gene encoding Anthranilate synthase beta subunit 2, chloroplastic; protein product: MAYAARLVAKVHLAATPQAEPRHLSSFRVGALSRSTTVQRQKFVAKSAISAVESGDTFVGVKQNTRPIIVIDNYDSFTYNLCQYMGEVGANFEVYRNDEITVEEIKKISPRGILISPGPGTPQDSGISLQTVTELGPSIPLFGVCMGLQCIGEAFGGKVVRSPYGVVHGKGSLVHYDEKLDGTLFYDIPNPFQAGRYHSLVIEKDSFPHDTLEIVAWTDDGLIMAARHRIYKHIQGVQFHPESIITTEGRLMVNNFIKIIEGYEASNCSP